The genomic window ACCAGTGTATCATGTTTTGTTATTTTGTTAATGCATAGATTGAACGGAACATGCAGCACACGCAGAAAAGCAACATAAAGGAAGATGATAGCAAACTAATATCTGGGGGAGGAAAGAAATATAAATGTAGTTTCACAAAAGCATGAAGGATACACCCCATTCTGAGCTCCGATTAAGAACTGAATTAAACCAGAGAACTTGAAATTCTGGCCACAGGATTCGACGCCACATTATAGAGTCAACTAGCACGGTGAATCCTGTGAAAAGAAAACATAGTGCACTAAAAAATTTCTTACAGGTTTGTGTGACAATTCCATCACATAATACACGGCAACACACAAAGAAACATACCGATGCATATAAGGGCAGTGCTTATGCAATATTTTACTGCTTCCAACAGAGAAACAGACCTGCTATGTCATAACATAGTGAAATTCATATATTAGAGTAACTCAGCACCAACTGTACAGAATGCATGAAACCATAAAAAAAAACATGGTGTACGGATGATTCTTAAACACCGTACCGACCCTACAACTTCAACTTCAAGATCATTGCAAGGCGTGGTATGTGGCTATAAGATATTGCCCTAGCTCACTACATGAACACAAAATGTGATGTGCTGAACGTCTGAGAACTCAAAGCTGAATTTGGAGCAGTATGAACAAAGCTGCTTGGAACTTCATTCAAGAAATCTAAACAACACATTCATATAGAAAACTGTAGAACTGTAGAAACAATATTGAAAATATAAAATGTTTCTGAACAACAGTACCACTTCCTAGAAAGGAATACAATGTTGAAAATATAAGTAAATCTGTAGAAACAAGCAGAACTATGCAAGTAATGAAATAAAATAGGTTTGGATATTGCATAGGTCAGAGACTCACGAGCAAAAGTGCAAGCCCTATTGGGCCAAGAAGCAGAATCATATCACATCTAAAAACAACTGCTGCAACAATCTGCAAGAAAACAAAAATTATACAATACACATAGTTCGGTATGATTTTAATTAAATAAAAGCTTTAATCCTTTGTTGACTCAGATTCTTGGTGCTGAAACGAAGAATTATATCTTGGTGCTGGAACTAATGATTATATCTGAATGTGGTGCTCGGTAGGTAAGGCATCAGAAAAATGCATAAGGCATACCAGAGCCTGTAATGTACATAGGTAGCTTCCCTTGAACCAGAAAGAGTATGCCAAGTTGACTGCACGACATAAATCATAGAAGAGTCACATTTTTTCCTCCGCAAACTCCTACATTTTTGTTGTTGACAAAAACTTGATcgaaacagctttcagctttgtTATACAGTGTGATCTGTGCTTACCTAAAGCTAAAGCAAAGATATTTGGAAGCGGACGGCTTGAGTAGAACAGCAAGTGAAACTGGATAGCAGTTAGTGCCACAAAGAATGCTTCTGCTTGATGGCCAAACTTCTTTTTTACCTGGTTGTTTAGAAGACAGTCAACCAAAACATGATATCCAATTATAAAAGTACCAGAAATCCAATATGAGCTCTTAAATAAAAAGTTATCACAGTGAACACAACCACTAATCAATACAATGCATGCCAAAATTATATCTGCCCCAACTTCCAAGGGGAAAAAGGCACCAAAAAAGATAGGATTTGAAAGAAGAGCAGCTTGTTGTTGTGTGATGCTCTAGAATCCAGAGTTCCAGACAAGTGAACCATACATCTACATTCTACAGTACATCATACAGTAATGAACAACTACACCAGTCTTAATTAAATTTGGTTCATTGTACCAAAAGTCCGCATAATACTATATTTAAATTTCACAAGAAAGACTTCTTTAGTATATTTAATTCTCGATCATTTTTCTGCGGGCTGTTTTCATGCTGTTATTTATTTGTGtcattgtgactagtgttcgaacaaacgatagTAACAcaaattacttcccgattaaaattagacttcatcaagggtcagccttaagcccgtatctctttgccttggtaatagatgaggttaccaggaacatacaaggggatatcccttggtgtatgttgttcgttgatgatgtagtgttagtggacgaaagctaggcgggagtaaatagaaaactagggttatggcggcagacccttgagtctaaaggttttagattgagcagaactaaaaccgaatacatgagatgcgactttggcggagttgtacaggaggagggagatgtgagtttggaaggtcaagtagtgacTAAGAAGGATATCTTTcagtatctgggatcgatgctacagagggatggagatattgatgcggacgttagccatagaatcgaagcagggtggatcaagtggcgacaagcttcttgcattctctgtgacaagagggtaccacaaaagttaaaaggcaagttctatagaacggcgattagaccagcTATGTTGTATgtagcagaatgttggcctacaaagattcaacatgttcaacaactgagtgttgcagaaatgcgtatgttgcgatggatttgcggtaacacaagaatggaccgagttcggaacgatgatatacgtgatcgcctagatgtagcaccaattgaagaaaagcctgttcaacatcggttgaggtggtttggccatgtccaaaggagacctccagaggcaccagtgcattgtggagtcctaagccaagctaataatatgaagagaggtagaggaagaccgataTTGACATGggaggaggcaataaaaagatatttgaaagcttgggatatacctagagatctatgtttcaataggagtacttggaaagcagctattgaagtgcctgaactgtgacttggggctctcggtgggtttcatctctagcctaccccaacttgcttgggattgaaaggctatgttgttgttgtcgtcattTTCGGTAAACCACTATGTTTTCAGAATACCAATACCAACAGAAAGCAGTAACACACTGACAGTATTCAGTGTCAGATATAGTGAGAgatgaaagaaaagaaaacctGAACTCTGAGAAGTCTCAAACACATCAAAGTGACACAACTCAATGTTAATTGAACTACAAAAGGAAACAGAAAAACATCAGTCTTCCAAAACTGCATCAATGAGAAATTAAACATCAGATAGCATAAACATCCAAGGAAGATTATGTACAGAGCTTTAACGATCACCTGTAAGAAGACTATAGAACTTTGGAACATGAAGTAAACGCAATACAAAGACTGCCGGTGATGACAGAATAGAGATAACAAATGCTCCTGAAAAAAAGCAGATGGTACATCATGTTAATGTTATAATTTCACATCAAGACTACAAGGTCTgcaacaaaaataaaaataaaaaaaataaaaatcatgTTATTATCTTGGAGCTAAAAGTATTAGATGGTAGGCTATAAGAATCATTAGTCCAAAAATTGATCATTGAGAAAATACTGTTTCATGCTGCACAAATTAAGGGTGGGTTTCATGCCATCATGAAATTTACCTATAAATGTTCGAGGAACAACTCCAGGAAATTCTAAATGATCATACTGCATAAaaccacaaaaaaaaaacatagtaaAAATCAATCAATGAACACCAGGATATTATACTAGAGCAAATTTGGAGAGTTGCTAGCATTCTAGTAAGTTACCTTCTCGATGTGATAACTGTGATAAAGAATATCATGCATGGCCTACCAAAAAAATCAATTATGTGATTAGCTCAATCACCAGAAATGCATGACAGTAAAGGTAAAACTATTCTATCAGATGAAGGGTAACAATGTAAAACTATGTATAGGTATAGTTAAACTTCATTCTCAGCAATGTAGAGGTATTCATCATTATGCAATGAACAACAGAGACAGCACAGATTTCACGGGCATAATCCCAGAAAAATAAACCTGTTGCTTTTCATACAAAGAGCATTGAAGCACAATATCGCATAAAAGAACTACAGTACCGCTTTTTTTACTGCATAATTGAGGTATGATATGAAACTTATTCTGTTTGGGATATGAAAATAAGATCTCTTCAAGTAATGAATAGGAAAATGCTGAAAGAATGCATCTGCATGACTGTTGCCATGGCAAAGAAACATGTATTCATCAACAGTAATAAATCCAACAATATCGGGTGCAGTGCAGTTGAGTCCTTGGAAAcaaaaaaagttatgcaacttaagtcttctatgGCAAAGGACACCtggcatttctttttttttttaagttaCAGGACTTGTGCAAAAGAAATACAAATTGGCATTCGATAATGTGAAACACTAGAAATTTGCACAGCATATGAGGATAATTGTAAAACGGTCTGAATGAGAATGCCTTATTGCATACCTACAAATATCAAACAACTTGTACCAACTAAATATATTCAAATGCATTTAAAAAATTGTCTGCATTTTACGCCACGACACTCCCTTAAAGTCACTAAGTTCATTTCCAATAATTGCTGCAGAAGAAATCTTAGACGCAACCGTGTTGAGCAGTAAATTAATCCACACCACATGGATGCGTAGGTGTTATTGTTAACTCCCCACATGCCATGCCCCCTCCCACCAACAAAGGAACACGTACTAATAAAAGCATTGACTATTGAGTCCAAGAAAATAGCAATTATTCATCCTTTAGCATTTGAGGTACCTAGTTAAGAGTGAGTAAACACGACTAGTTGCATAAAACATCAGCTACTGCACAGAAACTGGGTCATGTACTGCTCGCTGGATGAATACCAGCATCCCATAATTAGGTAAAAGGGTTAATAAGCCCCACAAATCAGAGTAGAAGCGGATGAGCCCGCAAGGCACGCCAGGCGGGGGATTGAggtgatcgacggctgctggagGATGAGAAGGCGAGCATGCGACCAATCCAGAACTCCAACAATGGAACAACGATACTGCAGCAAAACTACAAGGAGGGATTAGAGGCTGGAACCTGCACGTTgaagctctcctccaccttggtgTAGGGCGCCATGACGGCGTAGAACGCGGCGATCGATCCGAGCATGAGGTCCCACCCCCACCCTGAgagccagccgccgccgccaccaccggcaGCGGCGGGCTTGGGTCAGGGCATGGGCGGGAGCTGAGGGTCGACTGAGCCCTGAGGAGTGGCGGGCGGAGGATCCGGCACTCCGGCAGAGACAGAGTGAGCGACCGGCGGCGTCGACCTCGCCGTTGCGTGCGCCGAGTTAGTGGCAGGCTTTGTTGGGCTCTTGTTGTTAGGCCTAGCCCAATGTAAGCCAACAGCCCAGTTAAGCTAGGCTATAGCAAACGGCCCTCCTTTCATGCTGGTTGTTGCGGGCCGCCTCCCTACTGCTAGCTGCTGTCGGCAATGCGGATGCGTCCCCTGCAGTCCTACCCCACCGGCCCAGCCACCGGTCGGCTGCCGCCGTCGCTCGAGGTGTGCCTTCCAGGTCATACGAAATGGGCCAACTTAACGCCAGGCTATATACAAATTGGGCCAGTACATTGGCCCAACGTGTctacaatttatttattttttcgacTGCAGTTTATTTGTGACACAAGTGCATATAGGTATATAATAAgtttcaaaaaatatatatataggtatataataataataatagcactctaataataataataacaatccCGAATGATTAGTTGTTCTATCACCAATATATATATGAATCGTCATGGGCTCTATTGTATTTATTGTGACAAAAGTTCGGGTTCGCCATAAGGTACCCATTCATGCTATTGTATTTTCTGTGACAAaaatccatgttcatcataaagGTACCCATCATTGTCAACAGCTTAATTCCGTAACATTTTCTATTTATCACAACGATATCCGTGTTGAAACTCATATTTCTTCTTGTGGTAACAACTTCAGACAAGGGGTCATCTTTTGTGCTATTTATGTACAAGCTGCTGCGTTCCCGACCACGAATAAGTCTCACAAAGTTCTACCTGCCCGATGCATTCAGTCAGATATGATATACACGAGCATCAGAAGAGCATGTGAATGGAAGTTTGTCTGAGAGCTCATGTTCGTTTACTTGCATGCATCAGGCTCGCAGCAACTGCTGCGGTGCAGTTTCGCAATCATTAGCAGCTGCACGCATGATGAGCAACGAGCTGCCTTCTTTGTACAATTAACCCCACGTGATTACCATTGTGTGTACTGCCTACACAGGCTACACCAGCAAGCCAGCAGCAAGGTGGCCTGGCCTCGCTTTTTGTGCCTTACATGCATGGCATGATGGCAGCAATGTCTAAAGGCTTTAAGCAGGCACGCGTACCCCGTTCCAACAGCATCAGATTGTTCTCTGACGCATCATGCATGTAGCAAAAAGTCTCCAGTAGAATACGATGGACCTTGCAGCTACTGCTGATTCATTGATTGGTTACTTTCTACAAACGTAAGCTTTGCACGCCCGCATCGATCTCTAGAGCGACGTGAAAGCGCAGCTGCCAGTgtggtcgccgccgccggcgtcggCGTCGTCGCTGCAGGGGGAGTGCGTGTGGCGGCCCTCGTAGGTGGTGATCACCATGCGGCAGTCCTCCGACAGCCTCTCCACTCGCTTCTTCACGCGGCAGTTGCTGCGGGTGCACCGGTAGTAGCTCCTGGATGTACGCATGCAAAGTGATAACTAATTTAAAGGCTGACCAGCCAACTGAAACCACAGATTATGAAGTTTAAAGCTTTGAACTAAAAATATAATATCAATATGTAGATCAATT from Miscanthus floridulus cultivar M001 chromosome 11, ASM1932011v1, whole genome shotgun sequence includes these protein-coding regions:
- the LOC136491252 gene encoding dol-P-Man:Man(7)GlcNAc(2)-PP-Dol alpha-1,6-mannosyltransferase-like isoform X2 gives rise to the protein MLGSIAAFYAVMAPYTKVEESFNVQAMHDILYHSYHIEKYDHLEFPGVVPRTFIGAFVISILSSPAVFVLRLLHVPKFYSLLTVQLTLSCVTLMCLRLLRVQVKKKFGHQAEAFFVALTAIQFHLLFYSSRPLPNIFALALVNLAYSFWFKGSYLCTLQALIVAAVVFRCDMILLLGPIGLALLLVCFSVGSSKILHKHCPYMHRIHRAS
- the LOC136491252 gene encoding dol-P-Man:Man(7)GlcNAc(2)-PP-Dol alpha-1,6-mannosyltransferase-like isoform X1, translated to MLGSIAAFYAVMAPYTKVEESFNVQAMHDILYHSYHIEKYDHLEFPGVVPRTFIGAFVISILSSPAVFVLRLLHVPKFYSLLTVQLTLSCVTLMCLRLLRVQVKKKFGHQAEAFFVALTAIQFHLLFYSSRPLPNIFALALVNLAYSFWFKGSYLCTLQALIVAAVVFRCDMILLLGPIGLALLLQVCFSVGSSKILHKHCPYMHRIHRAS
- the LOC136491252 gene encoding dol-P-Man:Man(7)GlcNAc(2)-PP-Dol alpha-1,6-mannosyltransferase-like isoform X3; this encodes MLGSIAAFYAVMAPYTKVEESFNVQAMHDILYHSYHIEKYDHLEFPGVVPRTFIGAFVISILSSPAVFVLRLLHVPKFYSLLTVQLTLSCVTLMCLRLLRVQVKKKFGHQAEAFFVALTAIQFHLLFYSSRPLPNIFALALVNLAYSFWFKGSYLCTLQALVCFSVGSSKILHKHCPYMHRIHRAS